The DNA segment ACGTGAAAGATTGTTCAGAAGAATATTAAGACTAAGTTAGTCTGACTAACCATAAATGATGGACCCTTTGATCCTGATAGCTATAAATACCAGTAGGCACGAGAAGCTTACAACACTTCAACAGAGAGAATAGCTCCAGCGAGAGTAACAAGTGCAGTCCCACATAGGACTCCACGCTAGGCAGCTCTGCTTGCCACAACACCAGTTACTGCTACTGTGAAAGCTCCAGCTACAAGAGATTATCAAAGAACAAGAATAAATTactaaccataaaaaaaaaaaaagaacacaacACGTAGTGTTCAGAACTATTTTATTGtacaaaaaacattttgatcTTCGATTGAAACATCTTTTCCTGTTTCACATGATTTGTTCGGTGCTCTGTTCATAGAATGAAAAATTGTAACCTTTCACAAAAATTGGAACAGTTCTCACAAAGAGTAAATTTCCTCTAGTAAAGATTTAATATACAAAGAATCCCTCATCTTATACCTTAACAACTTGAGTTAAAATTCTCCACCGCATAATCATAATTTTTCATACAAGTAACTAAACTCCTCAAAACCTCACTAATCTCTCCCACCATTAGCTTcccatcatcatcaccacccCCTGAAACAAACTCAGCTATATTGTTTCCCATCTCAATCCAGCTTTTCCCAGGCTCCCTTCTCTTCCTCACACGATCCCTCATCTTCACTTTCTCATCCCACATTCCTTTCGCCGCGTAGATATTCGACAACGCAACATAATCTCCGACATGATCACTATCCAACTCAAAGATCCGTCTCTGAGCTTCTTCCCCGAGCTCAACATTCCCCTGAAGACTACAAGCACTAAGCAGTGTTCTCCAAATCACCGCGTTTGGCTTTACAGGCATCTGATTTATGAACTCGTGAGCATCCTTTAAACGCCCTGAACGACAAAGCAAATCCACCATACATCCGAAGTGAGCTTCTCTAGGTTTCAGATTGTAATCCTCAACCATGCTCCTGAAATGTCGTTTCCCTTCTTCCACTAAACCACCGTGACTACAAGCCATCAAGACGCCAATGAAAGTCACATCGTTCGGAGACACAGATGAATCTTGTCTCTTCATTTTCTTGAAGAGTTCCAATGATTCTTGAGCTTGACCGTTTAAAGCATACCCCACGATCATAGACGTGTAAGTAGTCACATCTTTTCTCACTGTTTCATCAAAGACTCTCCTCGCTTTCTCAACATCCCCAGCTTTTACATACATGTTGAGAAGTGAGTTTCTCAGAGTTAAATCCATACCCAATCTTCGTTTCCTCTTGATGCTCTGCGAATAAATCCGTTCTCCCATCTGCACCGCACCAAGATCAGCACAAGCCGATAAAGCCACCGTCACAATCACCTCATCAAGCTCAATTCTTTCCGCTTCCATTTGTCGAAACATCTCAAGAGCTTGCACACTTTTGTCATTCTCAGCGTAAGCTGTAATCATAGCCGTCCACAAGACTACGTTTTGTTTCTCAGGCGTTTCGTCGAACACCTGGCGTGCACTAGAGATATCACCTGCGGTTGAGTAAAACCCGACAAGGGATGTCTGAATTTGGATTATGCTATGAAACCCAAGTTTCCTTACAAGAGCGTGGATCTGTTGGCCCATAAAGGAGTGACCTTTATGAGCTGACGATGAAGCTTTAATGGCGAACAAGACAGAGAAACTGTCTATGAAACGAGGGCTTTCTCTGTATCGTTGTTTGAAGTTTAAGAGAGCTTTGATTGGCTCTCCTGATTCAAGATAATGCTTCAAGGTGTGATTGGACTTAAGCGAGTTCGTATGGTAATGAAGTAGAAGAAAGGAATCAAATTTGTTGATCACTCGTCTAGATGAAGTCGCAGACGAAAGATGCCGTAAGATAGACGTCATCGTAGACCTATGGCTGCGtctaaaatttagattttaacGGTTTAAAGTAAGGAGGTGGCGCGTAACTGTTACTCGCTTTAACCACATTAAGCTAAAACTGTTGGTTTTGGTGCTTATAACAAACTTGTAATGTAACGGTTATCCTGATTCCACAGTCTAATCATGTATTCTCTAACTTTCTTTCAACAGGTTCATATGTCAGACTTGAATACAGTAGTCACGAGCAATGACAAAGTATATTAGACTGAAGAAAACACAACAAAAAACATCTATGGAAAAAAAGAATTTTGCAACTAAAATATTCTTGCAAACAACAAcaaacgaaaacaaaaaaaagcagaagaagaaacaatgaAGTAGCAAGTACAGGCAAACAAATTTTGCTTTGCATTTGTAAGTGTCATATATATTACCTATACGTGTCCATGAAGAGCTCCTC comes from the Brassica napus cultivar Da-Ae chromosome A7, Da-Ae, whole genome shotgun sequence genome and includes:
- the LOC106387213 gene encoding putative pentatricopeptide repeat-containing protein At1g74400 is translated as MTSILRHLSSATSSRRVINKFDSFLLLHYHTNSLKSNHTLKHYLESGEPIKALLNFKQRYRESPRFIDSFSVLFAIKASSSAHKGHSFMGQQIHALVRKLGFHSIIQIQTSLVGFYSTAGDISSARQVFDETPEKQNVVLWTAMITAYAENDKSVQALEMFRQMEAERIELDEVIVTVALSACADLGAVQMGERIYSQSIKRKRRLGMDLTLRNSLLNMYVKAGDVEKARRVFDETVRKDVTTYTSMIVGYALNGQAQESLELFKKMKRQDSSVSPNDVTFIGVLMACSHGGLVEEGKRHFRSMVEDYNLKPREAHFGCMVDLLCRSGRLKDAHEFINQMPVKPNAVIWRTLLSACSLQGNVELGEEAQRRIFELDSDHVGDYVALSNIYAAKGMWDEKVKMRDRVRKRREPGKSWIEMGNNIAEFVSGGGDDDGKLMVGEISEVLRSLVTCMKNYDYAVENFNSSC